One Thalassotalea sediminis DNA segment encodes these proteins:
- the seqA gene encoding replication initiation negative regulator SeqA — protein sequence MKHIEIDEELYQYLASNTQYIGESASSILRRLLSLPGNQSQDIKISEDKVTKTFTVDKKEPAPSQVKINKNKNVFDVINKEELAMQRGVVGRFLLLLSALHRMHGEAFSIVLNIRGRDRLYFADSEKALSESGSSTKPRQIPDSRFWVITNSNTTRKKMMITEVAKALGYEENQIEKIRDLL from the coding sequence ATGAAACATATCGAAATAGATGAAGAGTTGTATCAATATTTGGCGTCAAACACACAGTATATCGGCGAAAGTGCATCTTCCATTTTGCGCCGCTTGTTATCCTTGCCAGGTAACCAATCGCAAGATATAAAGATAAGCGAAGATAAAGTAACAAAAACCTTTACGGTTGATAAAAAAGAGCCTGCACCTTCACAGGTTAAAATAAATAAAAACAAAAACGTATTCGATGTTATAAATAAGGAAGAGCTAGCTATGCAACGGGGTGTAGTTGGTCGATTTTTGTTGTTATTATCAGCATTGCATCGTATGCATGGTGAGGCGTTTTCAATTGTGCTAAATATAAGAGGTCGCGATCGCTTGTATTTTGCTGATAGCGAAAAAGCGTTAAGTGAATCTGGTAGCAGTACTAAACCGCGTCAAATACCAGATAGTCGATTTTGGGTGATTACTAATTCAAACACGACGCGTAAGAAAATGATGATTACAGAAGTCGCAAAAGCATTAGGTTACGAAGAGAATCAAATAGAGAAAATTCGAGATTTACTTTAG
- a CDS encoding alpha/beta fold hydrolase, with protein sequence MTILHYQQQGSGSDLILIHGLLGSLENLNMVAKPLSLQYKVTNVDVRNHGASPHIDDMNYESLAKDIIDTMDALDITQASILGHSMGGKIAMQVALQYPHRINKLIIADIAPVAYPPHHEKIFAGLNAIELDNIANRKEADATLSAYVPEPGIRQFLLRNLTKQRDHFIFKCNLAFLTHRYAQIMAAYQGNEQFSGQTLFIKGGESQYITSDHRETINRLFPNAKAKIIQGAGHWLHAEKTTAFNKIVGDFLEKND encoded by the coding sequence ATGACCATACTTCATTATCAACAACAAGGCAGTGGTAGCGACCTTATACTCATACATGGACTACTAGGCAGTCTTGAAAACTTAAACATGGTTGCCAAACCTCTTAGCCTTCAATATAAAGTAACGAATGTCGACGTTAGAAATCATGGCGCCTCTCCCCACATTGATGATATGAATTATGAATCTTTAGCTAAAGATATTATTGATACAATGGATGCACTCGACATAACGCAGGCAAGTATTCTCGGTCACTCCATGGGAGGAAAAATAGCAATGCAAGTTGCATTGCAATACCCTCATCGTATCAACAAGCTAATAATTGCAGACATTGCTCCTGTTGCCTATCCGCCACATCATGAAAAAATATTCGCAGGGTTAAATGCTATCGAACTTGATAACATAGCTAATAGAAAAGAAGCAGACGCAACGCTATCAGCTTACGTACCAGAACCTGGAATAAGACAGTTTCTTCTTCGAAACCTGACGAAACAAAGAGACCATTTTATATTCAAATGTAACCTTGCCTTTCTAACACACCGTTATGCTCAGATAATGGCAGCGTATCAAGGGAACGAACAGTTTTCAGGTCAAACATTGTTTATTAAAGGTGGTGAATCTCAGTACATTACGAGTGATCACCGCGAAACAATAAATAGGTTATTTCCTAATGCAAAGGCCAAAATTATTCAAGGTGCAGGCCATTGGTTACATGCGGAGAAAACAACCGCATTCAACAAAATAGTAGGCGATTTTTTAGAAAAAAACGATTAA
- a CDS encoding DUF2788 domain-containing protein, with translation MLAEHFALIETIGLNLFFVFIFIFIGLSIHDVMKKNNVPKMGQYVVYFVLFLGCAGFIAKGVIQFIWESQGLG, from the coding sequence ATGCTTGCTGAACACTTTGCTTTAATTGAAACAATAGGGTTAAACCTATTTTTTGTTTTTATATTTATTTTCATAGGGTTATCTATTCATGACGTTATGAAAAAGAATAATGTACCTAAAATGGGACAATACGTTGTGTATTTCGTGTTGTTTTTAGGCTGTGCTGGCTTCATTGCTAAAGGCGTGATCCAATTCATTTGGGAAAGTCAGGGCCTAGGTTAA
- the ybfE gene encoding LexA regulated protein yields MAKHEADLTTIDLFGDDKRPGRPKTNPHSRSVQIRINKRNQVKRDRNNGLKRVEFKIHQNLIEKLDQLAKNADCNRSELIESLIVKALANEEN; encoded by the coding sequence ATGGCAAAACACGAAGCAGATTTGACGACAATCGACTTATTTGGTGACGATAAGCGACCTGGACGCCCAAAAACCAATCCGCATTCGCGGAGTGTTCAGATTCGTATTAATAAACGAAATCAAGTTAAGCGAGACCGTAATAACGGCCTAAAACGCGTTGAGTTTAAAATTCATCAAAATCTGATAGAAAAATTAGATCAATTAGCAAAGAATGCTGACTGTAACAGAAGTGAGCTTATCGAATCACTTATCGTAAAAGCGTTAGCAAACGAAGAAAATTAA
- the fldA gene encoding flavodoxin FldA, whose protein sequence is MAIVGLFFGSDTGNTEAVGKMIQKKLGKKMVEVKDIAKSTKEDIAAFDLIILGIPTWYYGENQCDWDDFLPELEEIDFTDKLVAIYGLGDQEDYAEYFCDAMEPLRDICESKGAIIVANWPNEGYEFEASKALIDENTFIGLCVDEDRQPELTEERVDKWVNLVYEEMCLAELAD, encoded by the coding sequence ATGGCAATTGTAGGTTTATTTTTTGGTAGTGACACAGGTAACACTGAAGCTGTAGGCAAAATGATCCAAAAGAAATTGGGCAAAAAGATGGTTGAGGTAAAAGATATTGCCAAAAGTACCAAAGAAGATATTGCTGCTTTTGATCTGATTATTTTAGGTATTCCCACTTGGTATTACGGTGAAAACCAATGTGATTGGGATGATTTCTTACCTGAACTTGAAGAAATTGATTTTACCGACAAGCTTGTTGCTATTTATGGCTTAGGCGATCAAGAAGATTACGCAGAATACTTCTGTGATGCGATGGAACCATTAAGAGATATTTGCGAATCTAAAGGTGCAATAATCGTTGCTAATTGGCCGAATGAAGGATATGAATTTGAAGCTTCAAAAGCCCTTATCGACGAAAACACATTTATCGGTTTATGTGTTGATGAAGATCGTCAACCTGAACTAACAGAAGAGCGTGTCGATAAATGGGTAAATCTAGTATACGAAGAAATGTGTTTAGCTGAACTTGCTGACTAA
- the fur gene encoding ferric iron uptake transcriptional regulator encodes MPDQNEELKRAGLKITLPRVKILAILQDPNNQHISAEDVYKILLDQNEEIGLATVYRVLNQFDDAGIVTRHHFEGGKSVFELSHKKHHDHLVCLKCGKVVEFEDDVIEQRQEDIANAHNIRLTNHSLYLYGECEDKDACEKYRKTHQ; translated from the coding sequence ATGCCAGATCAAAACGAAGAACTAAAAAGAGCCGGATTAAAGATTACGTTACCCCGCGTTAAGATCTTAGCCATTTTGCAAGATCCAAATAATCAACATATTAGCGCAGAAGACGTATACAAAATTTTGCTTGATCAAAATGAAGAAATTGGTCTCGCGACTGTTTATCGTGTACTAAACCAATTTGACGATGCGGGTATCGTAACTCGCCACCATTTTGAAGGTGGTAAATCAGTATTCGAACTAAGTCATAAAAAGCATCATGACCATTTAGTCTGCTTAAAATGTGGCAAAGTTGTAGAATTTGAAGATGACGTGATTGAACAACGTCAGGAAGATATCGCAAACGCGCATAACATTCGCCTAACAAACCATAGCCTGTATTTATATGGTGAGTGCGAAGATAAAGATGCGTGTGAAAAATATAGAAAAACCCACCAATAA
- a CDS encoding HD-GYP domain-containing protein codes for MSKEAGNNEHYVNHLSDVNETNDVVATEDIYNSTGALLLPKGTAIEYRVHDFLVGHKMQQQLDALISVEGCLTDKSLENEFVDYIQKYPDLAKIHESSKFASTLNQLCIEKQIPRILLQKLTILKIQLPGIFDQTLFSTWLACLLAKQMKLTPQQVTNTFYAGLIHDLGLLHVEPTLVNKKSHYTSEEWHSIKQHMLISTAIAKLIHPFDDEVYRAIKEHHERCDGTGYPNELHDDKLCNVGQLIGLADMICHIRTRQYNLTGKSMANILPYLQINLNSFKFESYQAMYAILQRAELDIGELLDRQTFLSVPKRIILQRVRMMQLHFAFSDFVKMLPPDTHGKHRNALLDSYKKISNIITRGGFTSPETLDWLENIKDADYNEVHQELQELDDMQYELLWLFKKAFRIIPSCINEEVPDKHDITSQLKEKMTILDQNLLQAWTDYQ; via the coding sequence GTGAGCAAAGAAGCTGGCAATAATGAACACTATGTCAATCATTTATCTGACGTAAATGAGACTAATGATGTAGTTGCCACTGAAGATATTTATAATTCAACTGGGGCGTTGCTTTTACCTAAAGGCACAGCTATTGAATACCGAGTACACGACTTTTTAGTGGGACACAAAATGCAGCAGCAGCTTGACGCATTGATTTCCGTGGAGGGTTGTTTAACTGATAAAAGTTTAGAAAACGAGTTTGTTGATTATATTCAAAAATATCCAGATCTCGCGAAAATCCATGAAAGTAGTAAATTTGCGAGCACCTTAAATCAGCTGTGTATCGAAAAACAAATACCTCGAATTCTATTACAAAAACTCACTATCTTAAAAATTCAATTACCGGGTATTTTTGATCAAACTTTGTTTAGTACCTGGTTAGCCTGTTTATTGGCTAAGCAAATGAAGTTAACCCCGCAACAAGTAACGAATACTTTTTATGCCGGCCTGATACATGATTTAGGACTTTTACATGTAGAGCCGACATTAGTGAATAAAAAAAGTCATTATACCAGCGAAGAATGGCACTCTATTAAACAACACATGTTAATCAGCACCGCAATTGCAAAACTAATTCATCCTTTTGATGATGAAGTATATAGAGCGATTAAAGAACATCACGAGCGCTGTGATGGTACTGGCTACCCCAATGAATTACATGACGATAAACTGTGTAATGTTGGTCAGTTAATTGGCTTAGCAGATATGATTTGTCATATTCGCACAAGACAATACAACTTAACGGGTAAATCAATGGCAAATATATTGCCTTATCTTCAGATTAACTTAAATTCATTTAAGTTTGAATCTTATCAAGCGATGTACGCTATTTTACAGCGCGCAGAGTTAGACATTGGAGAATTGCTTGATCGGCAAACGTTTTTATCTGTCCCCAAAAGAATTATTTTACAACGGGTTAGAATGATGCAGTTACATTTTGCATTTTCTGATTTTGTGAAAATGTTACCGCCAGATACACATGGTAAACATCGCAATGCATTACTTGATTCATATAAAAAAATTAGCAATATCATTACCCGAGGCGGCTTCACTAGCCCCGAAACCCTTGACTGGTTAGAAAATATAAAAGATGCAGACTACAACGAAGTTCACCAAGAGTTACAGGAACTCGATGATATGCAATATGAATTGCTTTGGTTATTTAAAAAAGCGTTTCGTATTATTCCTAGCTGTATCAATGAAGAAGTACCAGACAAACATGACATTACTTCGCAATTGAAAGAGAAAATGACAATCTTAGATCAAAACCTGCTACAAGCATGGACAGACTACCAGTAA
- a CDS encoding GNAT family N-acetyltransferase — protein sequence MNKNEDKSSLTFTFRKASDNDISYLVALRKETMTPHLLTAGLVYTDEQHIERITEYFSDSYLICLEGQPIGLIKLAQTKTNWHIRQLQIACRMQGKGLGTKLLTLLQSKAQALNVSITLNVLFKNPALALYQRCGFKVIGENALEYQMRWRP from the coding sequence GTGAATAAGAATGAAGATAAGTCGTCCTTAACTTTTACGTTTCGTAAAGCATCAGATAACGATATCAGTTACTTAGTTGCGCTCAGAAAAGAGACAATGACTCCTCACTTATTAACAGCTGGACTTGTTTACACTGACGAACAACATATTGAGCGGATAACAGAGTACTTCAGCGATTCTTATCTTATTTGTCTTGAGGGACAACCGATAGGTTTAATAAAGCTGGCACAAACTAAAACTAACTGGCATATCCGCCAATTACAAATAGCGTGTCGAATGCAGGGTAAAGGACTTGGTACAAAACTACTCACCTTATTACAAAGTAAAGCGCAGGCGTTAAATGTATCTATCACTTTAAATGTACTTTTTAAAAACCCAGCTTTAGCATTATACCAACGTTGTGGATTTAAAGTGATTGGTGAGAATGCATTAGAGTACCAAATGCGCTGGCGGCCTTAG
- a CDS encoding DMT family transporter — protein MRVPLAYLAVVIIWSTTPLGIVWSSESVHPTMAVLMRMVIAWLIGVTVILICRIHIPWHKQAFKLYGFSAIGIFGGMSFSYTAATYISSGLMSLIFGLAPILSGLLAQKMLAEPKFSLTKKVALIAALAGLFIVCLDNMALKDDAYIGIMLILAGVFFFSISGVLIKSVPLAINPISTTVGALTFSLPLFLILWLVFDGSLPIEQWQFRSIAAIVYLGIFGSLIGFIAYFYVLQKLSASTVALVTMITPVLALMLGHLLNDEVLTANLVAGAVLVILGLSCFQWSSKVEAVVAKSVNKKRKVSE, from the coding sequence ATGCGCGTACCTTTAGCGTACCTTGCCGTTGTGATAATTTGGTCTACTACGCCACTTGGTATTGTATGGAGCAGTGAATCTGTCCATCCAACGATGGCTGTATTAATGCGAATGGTAATCGCATGGCTGATTGGTGTTACTGTTATTTTGATTTGCCGTATACACATTCCTTGGCATAAACAAGCGTTTAAACTGTATGGCTTTTCAGCGATAGGTATTTTTGGTGGTATGTCTTTTTCTTATACTGCTGCGACTTATATTTCTTCGGGATTAATGTCTTTAATCTTTGGCTTAGCGCCGATCTTGTCCGGGTTATTGGCGCAAAAAATGTTAGCCGAACCAAAGTTTTCGTTAACGAAAAAAGTAGCATTAATCGCTGCACTAGCTGGTCTTTTTATTGTTTGTCTTGATAATATGGCTTTAAAAGATGATGCCTATATCGGTATCATGTTGATATTGGCTGGTGTGTTTTTCTTTAGTATAAGCGGTGTACTTATAAAGTCAGTACCGTTGGCGATTAACCCTATTTCAACAACAGTTGGTGCCTTAACATTTAGCTTGCCACTTTTTTTGATCTTATGGTTAGTTTTCGACGGTTCATTGCCTATAGAACAATGGCAGTTTCGCTCAATTGCTGCGATTGTTTATCTCGGTATTTTTGGCTCGTTGATTGGTTTTATCGCATATTTTTATGTGTTACAAAAGCTGTCTGCGAGCACGGTTGCATTGGTAACGATGATCACGCCTGTATTGGCATTGATGTTAGGGCACTTGCTTAATGATGAAGTATTAACAGCGAATTTAGTTGCTGGTGCCGTCTTGGTTATTCTAGGGCTTTCATGTTTTCAATGGAGTAGTAAAGTGGAAGCGGTTGTTGCTAAAAGTGTTAATAAGAAGAGAAAGGTAAGTGAATAA
- a CDS encoding PhnA domain-containing protein gives MPVEQALQARSNSQCELCGASDQLTVYSIPPESDGSVQQSAYLCHTCISQMSGEQAIDINHWRCLNDSMWSQEPAIQVLSYRMLHKLSSESFAQDALDMMYLEDEVRTWAEQGIAAEQTNGPTRDCNGTELSAGDNVTLIKDLKVKGANFTAKQGTMVRGISLTDNPEHIEGKVNGTKIVLVAAYLKKA, from the coding sequence ATGCCAGTTGAACAAGCATTACAAGCACGCAGTAACTCTCAATGTGAATTATGCGGAGCATCCGATCAGTTAACTGTATACTCGATTCCCCCTGAAAGTGATGGCAGTGTGCAGCAAAGTGCCTATCTTTGTCATACGTGTATATCGCAAATGTCAGGTGAGCAAGCGATAGATATTAATCATTGGCGATGTTTAAACGATAGCATGTGGAGTCAAGAGCCTGCGATTCAAGTTTTGTCTTATCGCATGTTACATAAACTTTCATCTGAGTCTTTTGCTCAAGATGCACTTGATATGATGTACTTGGAAGATGAAGTTCGTACGTGGGCTGAACAGGGCATTGCTGCAGAGCAAACTAATGGGCCTACTCGCGATTGCAATGGTACAGAATTGAGTGCGGGAGACAACGTCACGCTGATCAAAGATCTAAAGGTAAAAGGGGCAAACTTTACTGCTAAGCAAGGTACTATGGTAAGGGGAATATCGTTAACAGATAACCCTGAACATATTGAAGGGAAAGTAAACGGTACTAAAATTGTGTTGGTAGCTGCGTATTTAAAAAAGGCGTAG
- a CDS encoding dicarboxylate/amino acid:cation symporter codes for MNLVLKLIAGIVAGILVGLYAPEFIVQLVFTAQNLIGQLIKFTIPLIILFYIASGIASLPKGSGSLLGKTVGLAYGSTIVAGILAFIVASNVLPELTASTVSEASHGGEVKGFIDIQVNPLFDVMSALAVAFIFGIGISATNATSLRTTLNEAKDVIEQLLSKVIIPALPFYIAGVFAEMTVDGSVFSTLKTFGIVLVLAVIMHWVWISILYVATGAATGKSPAKLLKNMMPAYFTALGTMSSAATIPVSLRANKQNDVSDGVANFTVPLCASIHLSGSTITIVTCATAVMIMTPDLALPGLTGMLGFIFMLGVTMIAAPGAPGGAVMSALGLLASMLGFSDAALALMIALYMAQDSFGTACNVTGDGAIALWVDKFAGEEGLTPVENKQ; via the coding sequence ATGAATCTTGTTTTAAAGCTTATTGCTGGCATTGTTGCTGGTATCTTAGTGGGCTTATATGCCCCCGAATTTATCGTACAGCTTGTCTTTACTGCACAAAATTTAATTGGTCAGTTAATTAAGTTTACTATCCCATTAATTATCTTATTTTACATTGCAAGCGGTATCGCCTCTTTGCCTAAAGGTTCGGGTTCTCTATTGGGGAAAACTGTTGGCTTAGCATACGGCTCTACGATTGTTGCTGGTATCTTAGCATTTATTGTTGCAAGTAATGTTTTACCTGAACTTACAGCAAGTACGGTTTCTGAAGCGTCACACGGTGGCGAAGTAAAAGGCTTTATTGATATTCAAGTAAACCCGTTGTTTGATGTGATGAGTGCTCTTGCTGTTGCCTTTATTTTTGGTATCGGCATTAGCGCAACGAATGCGACTTCATTGCGAACGACACTAAATGAAGCAAAAGATGTTATCGAACAGTTATTATCCAAAGTGATAATTCCAGCATTGCCTTTTTATATTGCTGGTGTGTTTGCCGAAATGACGGTAGATGGTTCGGTATTTTCGACATTAAAAACATTTGGTATCGTTTTAGTGTTAGCGGTAATAATGCACTGGGTTTGGATATCAATATTATATGTTGCCACAGGCGCTGCAACAGGCAAATCGCCAGCTAAGCTATTGAAAAATATGATGCCCGCTTATTTTACAGCATTAGGTACCATGTCTAGTGCAGCTACAATTCCGGTTTCTTTACGTGCTAATAAACAGAATGACGTAAGCGATGGCGTGGCTAATTTTACCGTACCATTGTGTGCTTCTATTCATTTAAGTGGTTCTACAATTACCATCGTAACATGTGCTACTGCAGTCATGATAATGACACCTGATTTAGCGTTACCTGGATTAACTGGCATGCTTGGTTTTATTTTTATGCTTGGTGTTACTATGATTGCAGCGCCAGGTGCTCCAGGTGGGGCTGTAATGTCTGCGTTAGGGCTGTTAGCAAGTATGCTAGGCTTTTCAGACGCAGCACTTGCTTTGATGATAGCATTATACATGGCACAAGATAGTTTTGGTACAGCCTGTAATGTTACTGGTGACGGTGCTATTGCTCTTTGGGTGGATAAGTTTGCCGGTGAAGAAGGCTTGACTCCAGTAGAAAATAAACAATAA
- the tilS gene encoding tRNA lysidine(34) synthetase TilS → MNNLFAHFQQQLLPFMERPICLAYSGGVDSQVLLHLFSRLMSVSPHVNVFACHVNHGLSQYADHWQTFTQEQCHKFNIQYQTQSVHLVKQPRQSVEALARDARYHVLDQITPENAVIVTGHHINDQMETFLLALKRGSGIQGLAAMKADSSFGTGKKRLVRPLLMISRQEIEQYALAHDLEWIEDESNRDHVYDRNFIRHQISPVFTQRWPGIAKNIARTAAHCQEAQSLIDEIAAQDLHLCTTESTDDSPCLRVSALLSLSIVRRKHVIRYFLQQHQVNMPTEQQLFQLLSGLSADSESKLQVKVGNKWLRHYQGVLHLTDRLDDVTDWHYRFAVTALRHAPICIELPDNLGQLQLTLINEPSTCEQIFSVSSQAEQIIINFTPPAEKVLPDYRHKHRALKKIWQELQVAPWLRKRIPFIYVDNEFAVATKHFICQPFLRDKGQLNIKVDWLAQRESG, encoded by the coding sequence ATGAACAATCTCTTCGCACATTTCCAACAGCAACTGTTACCTTTTATGGAAAGGCCAATCTGTCTTGCTTATAGTGGTGGTGTCGATTCTCAAGTATTATTACACCTTTTTTCTCGGTTAATGTCAGTTTCTCCCCATGTTAATGTATTTGCATGTCATGTAAATCATGGCTTGAGTCAATATGCAGATCATTGGCAAACCTTTACACAAGAGCAGTGTCATAAATTTAATATTCAATATCAGACACAATCGGTACATTTAGTTAAGCAGCCGCGACAAAGTGTTGAGGCACTTGCAAGAGATGCTCGATATCATGTGCTAGACCAAATAACACCTGAAAATGCAGTAATCGTAACGGGGCATCATATCAATGATCAGATGGAAACCTTCTTACTTGCGTTAAAAAGAGGATCGGGTATACAAGGGTTAGCTGCAATGAAGGCAGATTCATCGTTCGGGACAGGTAAAAAACGGTTAGTGCGTCCTTTGTTGATGATCTCTCGTCAAGAGATCGAACAATATGCGCTAGCACATGATCTTGAATGGATTGAAGATGAATCAAATCGAGATCATGTTTACGATCGAAATTTTATTAGACATCAAATTTCACCTGTATTCACACAACGATGGCCAGGTATTGCAAAAAATATTGCTCGTACTGCGGCACATTGTCAGGAAGCGCAGAGTTTAATTGATGAAATTGCTGCTCAAGATTTACACCTTTGTACAACTGAAAGTACAGACGATTCGCCATGTTTACGTGTATCAGCGTTGTTATCATTATCTATTGTTCGGCGTAAGCACGTTATTCGGTATTTTTTGCAACAGCACCAAGTTAATATGCCAACAGAGCAGCAGCTTTTTCAGTTATTATCGGGGTTAAGTGCTGATAGTGAAAGTAAGTTGCAAGTCAAAGTAGGTAATAAGTGGTTGCGTCATTATCAAGGGGTTTTGCATCTAACAGATAGGCTTGATGATGTGACTGATTGGCATTATCGCTTTGCTGTTACAGCGTTAAGGCATGCTCCTATATGTATTGAACTACCAGATAACTTAGGTCAATTGCAACTTACATTAATAAATGAACCGTCAACTTGTGAGCAAATATTCTCAGTATCTTCACAAGCTGAACAAATAATAATAAATTTTACGCCACCCGCGGAAAAGGTATTGCCAGATTATCGTCATAAACATAGAGCACTAAAAAAAATATGGCAGGAATTGCAGGTAGCTCCATGGTTGCGTAAACGTATTCCTTTCATTTATGTTGATAACGAGTTTGCTGTCGCGACTAAGCATTTTATTTGCCAACCTTTTTTGAGAGACAAAGGGCAATTAAATATCAAAGTTGACTGGCTTGCACAAAGAGAGTCGGGTTAG
- the accA gene encoding acetyl-CoA carboxylase carboxyl transferase subunit alpha produces the protein MSLNFLDFEQPIAELEAKIEELRLVSKGQELDLDLEEQINQLKEKNKEQTRKIFANLDPWQTARVARHPQRPYTYDYLSRIFTDFDELAGDRAYADDKAIVGGTARLDGKPVMVIGHQKGRSTNEKVKRNFGMPRPEGYRKALRLMEMAERFKMPIITFIDTPGAYPGIGAEERGQSEAIAKNLQVMARLNVPVICTVIGEGGSGGALAIGVGDRVNMLEYSTYSVISPEGCASILWKTAEKASTAAEAMGITARRIKELGLIDNVIDEPMGGAHRDMDEMAAVLKQSLKSGLSELEGLSAEELIEQRYQRLMSYGYC, from the coding sequence ATGTCATTAAACTTTTTAGACTTTGAGCAGCCGATAGCTGAACTTGAAGCCAAAATTGAAGAATTACGATTGGTAAGCAAAGGTCAAGAGCTAGATTTAGATCTTGAAGAGCAAATTAATCAATTAAAAGAAAAAAACAAAGAACAAACGAGGAAGATTTTTGCCAACTTAGATCCATGGCAAACAGCGCGCGTTGCGCGTCACCCTCAACGTCCTTATACCTATGATTATTTATCACGTATTTTTACCGATTTTGATGAGTTAGCGGGTGATAGAGCATATGCTGACGATAAAGCTATTGTTGGTGGTACAGCACGACTAGACGGCAAACCCGTGATGGTCATTGGTCACCAAAAAGGTCGCTCGACGAATGAGAAAGTAAAACGTAATTTCGGTATGCCAAGACCTGAAGGTTACCGTAAAGCGCTGCGTTTAATGGAAATGGCAGAGCGCTTTAAGATGCCAATTATTACCTTTATTGACACACCAGGCGCTTATCCGGGTATTGGAGCTGAAGAGCGTGGGCAAAGTGAAGCGATCGCTAAAAACTTACAAGTAATGGCGCGTTTAAATGTCCCTGTTATTTGTACAGTAATTGGAGAAGGTGGTTCTGGTGGTGCGTTAGCGATTGGTGTTGGTGATCGTGTTAATATGCTGGAATATTCTACTTATTCTGTAATTTCTCCGGAAGGTTGCGCATCAATTTTGTGGAAAACCGCAGAAAAAGCGTCTACAGCAGCTGAAGCGATGGGTATCACTGCTAGACGTATTAAAGAGCTTGGTTTAATTGATAATGTTATTGACGAACCTATGGGTGGAGCGCATCGCGATATGGATGAAATGGCTGCTGTTCTCAAACAGTCGCTCAAATCTGGTTTATCGGAACTTGAAGGTCTATCAGCAGAAGAGTTGATTGAACAACGTTATCAACGTCTGATGTCTTACGGCTACTGTTAA